In the Streptomyces sp. cg36 genome, one interval contains:
- a CDS encoding class F sortase translates to MAPRSASPRPFHRTRAYRLTRTAALAATLVVGGVWWAQDDGSVAPVAMGAAGAPGTAAPAATTGADGDKQAADPARPAGPGGKAAPGGRGRAGAPPPAARPLPRSPATGLAIPYLSLTAPVVGLGLDPAHHLATPPVDNPKLVGWYANGPSPGEAGTAVAVGHRDTRTGAAVFANIAMLRPGRLVEARRADGRVAVYTVDAVRKFDKAHFPDEEVYGARARPELRLITCGGRFDRKKGYESNVVVFAHLTAVRGPGRTA, encoded by the coding sequence ATGGCGCCGCGTAGCGCGTCCCCCAGGCCCTTCCACCGGACGCGCGCCTACCGGCTGACGCGCACGGCCGCGCTGGCCGCGACCCTGGTCGTCGGCGGCGTCTGGTGGGCCCAGGACGACGGGTCGGTCGCACCGGTCGCCATGGGCGCGGCGGGGGCCCCGGGCACGGCGGCGCCCGCGGCCACCACCGGGGCCGACGGGGACAAACAGGCCGCGGACCCCGCCCGTCCGGCGGGCCCCGGCGGCAAGGCCGCGCCGGGCGGGCGGGGCCGGGCGGGCGCGCCCCCGCCCGCGGCCCGCCCGCTGCCGCGCTCCCCGGCGACCGGCCTGGCCATCCCGTACCTGAGCCTGACGGCGCCGGTCGTCGGTCTCGGGCTCGATCCGGCGCACCACCTCGCGACCCCGCCGGTCGACAACCCGAAGCTGGTCGGCTGGTACGCGAACGGGCCCTCGCCGGGCGAGGCGGGCACCGCCGTCGCGGTCGGCCACCGCGACACCCGCACCGGCGCCGCGGTCTTCGCCAACATCGCCATGCTGCGGCCCGGCCGGCTGGTCGAGGCCCGCCGGGCGGACGGCCGCGTCGCGGTGTACACGGTGGACGCGGTCCGCAAGTTCGACAAGGCGCACTTTCCCGACGAGGAGGTGTACGGGGCGCGGGCCCGCCCCGAGCTGCGGCTGATCACCTGCGGCGGCAGGTTCGACCGGAAGAAGGGGTACGAGAGCAACGTCGTCGTCTTCGCCCACCTCACCGCCGTACGGGGGCCGGGCCGGACCGCATAG